A window of Cryptomeria japonica chromosome 3, Sugi_1.0, whole genome shotgun sequence contains these coding sequences:
- the LOC131029867 gene encoding uncharacterized protein LOC131029867 yields the protein MVMENIWSLPMCSDYKFSDSKSCRKNIKWSPPPPEFLKMNFDGTCRGNPGVSGYGAIIRDESSDMLGAKFGPIGVSTNNIAEVTALEAGLEWCVEKGVHKVLIEGDSQVILNGISNQQFTDWKLNCWILRIQHLIGHISNCSFIHSYREGNAAADYLANMGINSTCPKQLSAADEIPDALLQILIREKSSIPRARIG from the coding sequence ATGGTGATGGAAAATATTTGGTCACTGCCGATGTGCAGTGACTATAAATTCTCTGATTCGAAATCTTGTAGAAAAAATATTAAGTGGAGTCCTCCTCCTCCTGAGTTTTTGAAGATGAACTTCGATGGGACTTGCAGAGGGAATCCAGGTGTGTCTGGATATGGTGCAATTATTCGAGATGAGTCTAGTGATATGCTGGGGGCAAAATTTGGCCCGATAGGAGTATCGACTAACAACATTGCCGAAGTAACTGCTCTTGAGGCAGGCCTTGAATGGTGTGTAGAGAAGGGGGTTCACAAGGTTTTGATTGAAGGTGACTCGCAGGTTATACTCAATGGTATATCTAATCAACAATTCACGGATTGGAAACTAAATTGTTGGATCCTGAGGATCCAACATCTTATAGGTCACATCTCTAACTGTTCTTTTATTCACTCATACCGAGAAGGTAATGCGGCTGCAGACTACCTGGCCAACATGGGAATAAATAGTACATGTCCCAAACAGTTGTCTGCGGCAGATGAGATTCCGGATgctttgttgcagattttgatcCGAGAGAAATCATCAATCCCTAGGGCAAGGATAGGGTAG